The genomic window GGTCACCGGTAGTTCAACCTCCTTCCCGTCGCGGAGAACGGTCACAACAACCTTCTGGCCGACGCTGGTGTGCTCGACCAGGTACGAGATCAGATCGTTGAAATCGGCGATCGGCTTCCCGTCGATCGCCACCAATAGGTCGCCACCCGGGCTCAGGCTGGCGCTGTCGCAGTCGCCGGCGCCGCGCA from Anaerolineales bacterium includes these protein-coding regions:
- a CDS encoding PDZ domain-containing protein, coding for RGAGDCDSASLSPGGDLLVAIDGKPIADFNDLISYLVEHTSVGQKVVVTVLRDGKEVELPVTIGPRP